From Patescibacteria group bacterium, a single genomic window includes:
- a CDS encoding DNA-directed RNA polymerase subunit beta → MKETKKTFFSNKNSNIFLPDLISIQKESYSRFLNQGLKELLKEFSPVKDLIGDAFELYFVSLSVDEPRFDEITTKNKNLTYEAPLTVKVRLLNKKTGKKITQKVHFGDMPLMTDQGTFIINGIERVVVQQLVRSPGVFFSSKLIKGRFFYGAKIIPDRGAWLEFETDFRNVLWARIDRQRKTSVTALLRVFGIKTDKEIIDIFKKLAKRDKLEESLVLDYIKAAMEKDPSTTEEEGLIEVYRKIRPGDMATVDNARSLIYAMFFNHNRYDMSKVGRFKMNSRLEIDTKIKERTIRQEDLIEIIFEIIKFNITQMPSDDIDHLFNRRIRAVGELVQNRMRVGMLRLQRIIKDRMSSITESKKIIPGQLINIRPVSGIIREFFMSSQLSQFMDQVNVLSELEHKRRLTVVGPGGLNKDRAGAEVRDVHKTYYGKICPIQTPEGPSVGLVGQLTCYARVNEYGFIESPYRKVKNGKLTEEIVYLNAYEEEKYILAPFFTKIDKNGKIQIKQVEARVYGRPTFANYKDVEFIDIAPNQIISVGTSLIPFLEHDDGVRALMGTNMQRQAVPLFKPESPVIGTGIEGKIASDSGYLIESEAKGKVKKVSGDYIEVVYAGNKTKKYHLNKYRRSNFDTCFDQHPVAFKNQKLDKGDILAEGSSIEDGKLALGSNFLVAFMSWEGSNYEDAICISSRLMKNDKLTSLHIAQHVIDIRETKFGPEVTTRDIPNVSEEKLANLDQEGIIRQGAEVKPGDILIGKITPRGETELSAEEKLLRAIFGEKAQDVRDSSLYLKHGESGKVINIKIFSRENGDKLGPGIVKSIQILVLSLRKIQVGDKLAGRHGNKGVVSRIVSEEDMPYLLENGQPVDIILNPLGIVSRMNLGQVLETHLGLAANKLGKKIITPALNGLTEDEIGKKLNEAGYSKTGKMKLCDGRTGKLFQNPVTVGIAYMLKLNHLVENKIHQRSIGPYSLITQQPLGGKAQFGGQRFGEMEVWALEGYGASYNLQEMLTVKSDDVTGRTKAYESIINGKPVTEINIPESFSVLVRELKGLGLNVEMFRNKRNINFGYSKKINK, encoded by the coding sequence ATGAAAGAGACAAAGAAAACTTTTTTTTCAAATAAAAATTCAAATATTTTTTTGCCAGATTTAATAAGCATCCAAAAAGAGTCGTATTCACGATTTTTAAATCAAGGATTAAAAGAATTATTAAAAGAATTCTCTCCAGTAAAAGATTTAATAGGGGATGCTTTTGAATTATATTTTGTAAGCCTGTCTGTTGATGAGCCAAGGTTTGACGAAATAACTACTAAAAATAAAAATTTAACATACGAAGCTCCCTTAACAGTAAAGGTTCGTTTATTAAATAAAAAAACAGGTAAAAAAATAACACAAAAAGTCCATTTTGGAGATATGCCCTTGATGACAGATCAAGGGACTTTTATTATTAATGGGATTGAAAGAGTTGTTGTGCAGCAGCTTGTTCGATCGCCTGGAGTATTTTTTTCAAGTAAATTAATCAAAGGGCGATTTTTTTATGGTGCAAAAATTATTCCAGACAGAGGGGCTTGGCTTGAATTTGAGACAGATTTTCGCAATGTTCTCTGGGCAAGAATAGATAGACAAAGGAAAACATCAGTGACAGCTCTTTTAAGAGTGTTTGGAATAAAAACAGATAAGGAAATTATTGATATTTTTAAAAAATTAGCTAAAAGAGATAAATTAGAAGAGAGCTTGGTGCTTGATTATATAAAAGCAGCCATGGAAAAAGACCCATCAACAACAGAAGAAGAAGGGCTAATAGAGGTTTACCGTAAAATTAGACCTGGAGACATGGCCACGGTTGATAATGCTCGTTCTTTAATTTATGCCATGTTCTTTAATCATAATAGATATGACATGAGTAAGGTTGGTAGATTTAAAATGAATAGTCGATTAGAGATTGATACTAAAATAAAAGAAAGAACAATCAGACAAGAAGATCTGATTGAAATTATTTTTGAAATAATAAAATTTAATATAACACAAATGCCATCAGATGACATTGACCATCTTTTTAATAGAAGAATAAGAGCAGTTGGAGAATTGGTTCAAAATAGAATGAGAGTAGGCATGCTTAGATTACAAAGAATTATCAAAGATAGAATGAGCAGTATTACAGAATCAAAAAAAATTATTCCAGGTCAACTTATAAACATAAGGCCAGTTTCGGGAATTATTAGAGAATTTTTTATGTCTTCACAATTATCTCAGTTCATGGACCAGGTAAATGTATTATCAGAATTAGAACATAAAAGAAGATTAACTGTTGTTGGTCCTGGTGGATTAAACAAAGATCGAGCTGGAGCAGAGGTTCGTGATGTGCATAAAACTTACTATGGAAAAATATGTCCAATTCAAACCCCAGAAGGCCCAAGCGTTGGTTTAGTTGGCCAATTGACTTGTTATGCTAGAGTTAATGAATATGGGTTTATAGAATCGCCATATAGAAAAGTAAAAAATGGGAAATTAACAGAAGAAATTGTTTATCTTAATGCTTATGAAGAAGAAAAATACATTTTGGCTCCGTTTTTTACTAAGATTGATAAAAATGGAAAAATACAGATAAAACAAGTTGAAGCCAGGGTTTATGGGAGGCCCACTTTTGCGAATTATAAAGACGTTGAGTTTATTGACATTGCTCCTAATCAAATAATTAGTGTTGGCACATCTCTTATTCCTTTTTTAGAGCATGATGATGGTGTGCGAGCTTTGATGGGGACAAATATGCAAAGACAGGCAGTCCCTTTGTTTAAGCCAGAATCTCCTGTTATTGGAACTGGTATTGAGGGTAAAATTGCTAGTGACTCAGGCTATTTAATTGAATCTGAAGCAAAAGGCAAGGTAAAAAAAGTAAGCGGGGATTATATTGAAGTTGTTTATGCTGGCAATAAAACAAAAAAATATCATTTAAATAAATATAGACGGTCAAATTTTGATACTTGCTTTGACCAGCATCCAGTGGCATTTAAAAATCAAAAATTAGATAAAGGAGACATTTTAGCAGAAGGGTCTTCAATAGAAGATGGGAAACTAGCTCTTGGGAGTAATTTTTTGGTTGCTTTTATGTCATGGGAAGGAAGCAATTATGAAGATGCTATTTGCATCTCTTCTAGGTTGATGAAAAACGATAAATTGACTTCATTGCATATTGCTCAGCATGTAATTGATATTAGGGAAACAAAATTTGGTCCAGAGGTCACTACTAGAGATATTCCAAATGTTAGTGAAGAAAAGTTAGCGAATCTCGATCAAGAAGGAATAATTAGACAAGGAGCAGAGGTCAAGCCAGGAGATATTTTAATCGGGAAAATAACTCCAAGAGGAGAGACTGAATTAAGCGCAGAAGAAAAATTATTAAGGGCGATTTTTGGAGAAAAAGCTCAAGATGTTCGAGATTCTTCTCTTTATTTAAAACACGGAGAATCTGGGAAGGTTATTAATATAAAAATTTTTTCAAGAGAAAATGGTGATAAATTAGGTCCGGGGATTGTAAAATCAATTCAAATTTTAGTTCTTAGTTTAAGAAAAATTCAAGTAGGAGATAAATTAGCTGGCAGACACGGAAATAAAGGGGTTGTTTCAAGAATTGTCTCAGAAGAAGATATGCCGTATTTGTTAGAAAATGGTCAACCAGTTGACATTATTCTTAATCCTCTAGGAATTGTTTCAAGAATGAATTTAGGGCAAGTACTGGAAACACATTTAGGATTGGCTGCTAATAAATTAGGAAAAAAAATAATCACGCCTGCATTGAATGGCCTGACAGAAGACGAGATAGGAAAAAAATTAAACGAAGCCGGTTATAGTAAAACAGGGAAAATGAAACTTTGTGATGGCCGAACAGGTAAATTATTCCAGAACCCAGTAACAGTTGGAATAGCTTATATGTTAAAATTAAATCATTTGGTTGAAAATAAAATACATCAACGTTCAATAGGACCATATTCTTTAATTACTCAACAACCATTAGGAGGAAAAGCTCAATTTGGCGGGCAAAGATTTGGAGAAATGGAAGTTTGGGCGTTAGAAGGATATGGAGCATCTTATAATTTACAAGAAATGCTTACAGTTAAATCAGATGATGTAACTGGTAGGACAAAAGCATATGAATCAATTATAAATGGTAAACCAGTGACAGAAATTAATATACCAGAATCATTTAGTGTTTTAGTTCGTGAGCTTAAGGGGCTTGGATTAAATGTAGAAATGTTTAGAAATAAAAGAAATATTAATTTTGGATATTCAAAAAAAATAAATAAATAA
- a CDS encoding UDP-N-acetylmuramoyl-L-alanyl-D-glutamate--2,6-diaminopimelate ligase, which yields MLKSKLKKILPKQFLMFYHWALAYLSAFIYKWPSQKMIVIGVTGTAGKSTVVNIISKILEQAEFKTGFATTFNFKIGNKEWRNNQKMTMLGRFALQKLLKKMVDDNCEYAIIETTSEGIKQYRHLGINYDFVVFTNLAKEHIESHGSFEKYRQAKQKLFKHITKNKIKKINNKKIAKTIIVNLDDKYSDYFLKFNVNKKYGYSLKRAKDKNISISQSDLIGQSNQQIKILTASNLIASKNGTEFSINNINFRINLLGEFNVYNVLSATCVGLGCGIDLKTCQQAVAKINKVAGRMEIVNKNPLIIVDYAHTPDSLEKVYKSIKNNFDNKLICVFGSAGGGRDKWKRPVLANIAEKYCDHLIVTNEDPYDEDPEQIIDEIISGISKQKVVKIIDREEAINKAINLAQPEDIIVITGKGSESLIMGAKGEKVQWDDREVVRKLLVKK from the coding sequence ATGCTTAAATCAAAATTAAAAAAAATTTTACCAAAACAATTTTTAATGTTTTATCACTGGGCATTAGCATATTTATCAGCTTTTATCTATAAATGGCCTAGTCAAAAAATGATTGTGATTGGAGTAACAGGCACAGCTGGAAAATCAACTGTAGTTAATATTATTTCTAAAATATTAGAACAAGCAGAATTTAAAACAGGTTTTGCTACAACTTTTAATTTTAAAATTGGAAATAAAGAATGGAGAAATAATCAAAAGATGACCATGCTGGGGCGCTTTGCTTTACAAAAGTTATTAAAAAAAATGGTAGATGACAATTGTGAATATGCAATTATTGAAACAACCTCTGAGGGAATTAAACAATATAGACATCTCGGGATTAATTATGATTTTGTTGTTTTTACAAATTTAGCAAAAGAACATATTGAATCTCATGGGAGTTTTGAAAAATATAGGCAAGCCAAGCAAAAACTTTTTAAACATATTACTAAAAATAAAATTAAAAAAATTAATAATAAAAAAATCGCTAAAACAATTATTGTTAATTTAGATGATAAGTATAGTGATTATTTTTTAAAATTTAATGTTAATAAAAAATATGGGTATAGTCTTAAAAGGGCTAAAGATAAAAACATATCCATATCTCAATCGGATTTGATAGGACAATCTAACCAGCAAATTAAAATTTTAACAGCCAGCAATTTAATAGCCAGTAAAAATGGTACAGAATTTAGTATTAATAATATTAATTTTAGAATCAATTTATTAGGAGAGTTTAATGTTTATAATGTATTAAGTGCTACTTGTGTGGGACTTGGTTGTGGTATTGATTTAAAAACTTGCCAGCAAGCAGTTGCCAAGATAAATAAAGTGGCTGGCAGAATGGAGATAGTTAATAAAAATCCGCTTATTATTGTTGATTATGCTCATACGCCTGATTCTTTAGAGAAAGTTTATAAATCAATTAAAAATAATTTTGATAATAAATTAATTTGTGTTTTTGGTTCAGCTGGCGGAGGAAGAGATAAATGGAAAAGGCCTGTTTTAGCTAACATTGCTGAAAAATATTGTGACCATTTAATAGTTACAAACGAGGATCCTTATGATGAAGACCCCGAGCAAATTATTGATGAAATAATTTCAGGGATAAGTAAGCAAAAAGTAGTTAAAATTATTGATAGGGAAGAAGCTATTAACAAGGCAATTAATTTAGCTCAACCAGAAGACATTATAGTTATTACTGGCAAGGGATCAGAATCATTAATAATGGGAGCCAAAGGAGAGAAAGTACAATGGGATGATAGAGAAGTAGTTAGAAAATTGTTAGTCAAGAAGTAA